CGTGTGCTGATCTCCTGCGGGTGAAGTCGAGAAAGGTCCCTCAGGCCCTGTCGCCGTGCTTTCCAGGGGCCTCAGTTCCTGCTCCCCTGTATATCGGTATTTCGTAAGGATGAAGGCCGGGTCAGAATCGGGATCGACTATCGTCATATCAATATCGTAGATGTTCTCATCTGTCTTTTCCATCGACACCCTGCTAAGAAACGCGTGCGTCGATGGAAGCTGATCAGACAGGTCGAGGGGGTCGCCCTTATAGACCGGATGTGCCAACCCCTCGAATATCGACAGCCTTTCGTTATAATTTCCACTCAGAAGATCGACATCTCCATCCATATCAATATCGACACATATGACGCAATTCGATGGCAGGTCGACATCGGAGGTCCACAACGGAGTCGTCGAGGGGAGAGTGCTGCTCCCTCCGTAGATCCTCGCGGGTTGACCTGAATTCCCACTGGCGAGGTCGAGCATCCCGTCTCCGTCGATATCGGAAAAGACCAGTGATCTCGTAGCCTCCGACGGGACGGACGACCATCCGGGATTTGCTGGAAACCCTTCTCCATCGTTTACGAAGATCGTATTGTATTGATCTGAATTGCCGCAGGCGAGATCCATATCGCCGTCACCGTCGACATCGCCGATGGCGAGTGCCCATGTCTTCGCGGTTGAGGCCGAGGACCAGGACGGCGCGGACTCGAGGCCAGCCCCCGTGTTTTTGTAGATGCAGTTGTTCTGTCCCATGAATCCGCCGTTTCCGGCAATGAGATCGGTCAGTCCATCGCCGTCGATGTCGCCGGCAAGGATACACCATGTCGCGTTCGAAGGCTCTGAGGACCAGGACGGACTCGTCTCGATGCTTCCCGAGACGTTTATATAGATATTATTGCTCTGGCTGAGATTACCGCAGGCGAGGTCCAGATCCCCATCATTGTTGAAATCACCGAGGTTCACTCCCCATGTCGTGTTCGAACCGTCTGAACTCCATGAGTTCGATTCCTCGAGGGTGCCGCCGAAATTCAGGTAGAGAGTGTTAGGTTCGTCCAGGTTTCCACAGACCAGGTCGTCGTACCCGTTTCCGTCGATATCTCCCGTTGCCACAGAAAAAGTCGTCCGGGAATCGGCCGATGACCATCCGGGAACAGGTTCGATAGTTCCGTTATTGTTCATGAAGATCCGGTTCGGCTCACCGTTGGTTCCACATACGATATCGGGATCCCCGTCGTTATCGATGTCACAGGCCGCGATCGCCCTTACTGCCGCTGGCTGGTCGGATATCCAGCGGGGGATCTGTGTCAATGCTCCACGTATGTTGCGATAGATCGTATTCGGCTCTCCATCTGGAATATCTCCCGAGTTTGCGAATACAAGATCGGGATCTCCGTCGCCGTCCATGTCGGCAGGCAGAAGGATATACGTCCTGTTCTGTTGATCAGAAAACCAGACTGGATCGTCTGTCAGTACACCATTGTCGTTTCTATATATCGTGTTGAACTGATCTGTATTGCCGAAGGTCGCATCGAGGTCGCCGTCACCGTCGAGGTCCGCCAGCTCGGCTCCCGCAGTATTCAATGTCTGGTTAGACATCCAGACGGGAGTAGCAGAGAATGTCCCACCTGTGTTCAGATAGAGAAAGTTCTTTTGCGCGAGAGTGAACTCCCCCTTGTTACCGCAGAGAAGATCGATCAGGCCATCGCCATCAACGTCTCCAAGCGCGATATCCCAGGTCATCATCAAAGAATCTGAAGACCACACGGGAAGAGAATTTACAGAATCGATATCGTTTATGAAAAGTGTATTCGATTGCTCGAAGTTGCCACATGTGATGTCGAGATCACCGTCATCATCTATATCACCGGCTGCTATACTCGTAGTGTTGTAATGGGAAGCGGATAGCCACCACGGGGCCTGTAAAAATCTT
The window above is part of the Candidatus Latescibacterota bacterium genome. Proteins encoded here:
- a CDS encoding VCBS repeat-containing protein, which gives rise to MKKTLIILFLAAMCIPSGRCFAQALSIETSPFWTTGPANNSYSIAAGDIDMDGDLDLVFANWGEPNTIYLSADGETSVIPSWSSTLSLNSTSVALGDINGDGYLDIIFGNYLQPVTVYINNSGTIPVDTTWALTTGSPTYQVELADIDDDGALDLLTANFGGRSTCHLNQGGRFLQAPWWLSASHYNTTSIAAGDIDDDGDLDITCGNFEQSNTLFINDIDSVNSLPVWSSDSLMMTWDIALGDVDGDGLIDLLCGNKGEFTLAQKNFLYLNTGGTFSATPVWMSNQTLNTAGAELADLDGDGDLDATFGNTDQFNTIYRNDNGVLTDDPVWFSDQQNRTYILLPADMDGDGDPDLVFANSGDIPDGEPNTIYRNIRGALTQIPRWISDQPAAVRAIAACDIDNDGDPDIVCGTNGEPNRIFMNNNGTIEPVPGWSSADSRTTFSVATGDIDGNGYDDLVCGNLDEPNTLYLNFGGTLEESNSWSSDGSNTTWGVNLGDFNNDGDLDLACGNLSQSNNIYINVSGSIETSPSWSSEPSNATWCILAGDIDGDGLTDLIAGNGGFMGQNNCIYKNTGAGLESAPSWSSASTAKTWALAIGDVDGDGDMDLACGNSDQYNTIFVNDGEGFPANPGWSSVPSEATRSLVFSDIDGDGMLDLASGNSGQPARIYGGSSTLPSTTPLWTSDVDLPSNCVICVDIDMDGDVDLLSGNYNERLSIFEGLAHPVYKGDPLDLSDQLPSTHAFLSRVSMEKTDENIYDIDMTIVDPDSDPAFILTKYRYTGEQELRPLESTATGPEGPFSTSPAGDQHTIQWDILQLPFDRRQVELVFTVIENPRRVASVRHLPVYRKEIGPVMPVRPMISLNPQTLDFPVVTAGDTVSAELMVLNSGNAALEISDVGLPDNGMRLETEPPFSLDPGQSLGIIILLEPLSGDEPSGGI